From Lagenorhynchus albirostris chromosome 15, mLagAlb1.1, whole genome shotgun sequence, one genomic window encodes:
- the RHBDL1 gene encoding rhomboid-related protein 1 isoform X2 codes for MDRSSLLQLIQEQLDPENTGFIGADTFAGLVHRHELPLDPAKLDMLVALAQSNERGQVCYQELVDLISSKRSSSFKRAIANGQRALPQDGLLDEPGLGVYKRFVRYVAYEILPREVDRHWYFYRHRSCPPPVFMASVTLAQIIVFLCYGARLNKWVLQTYHPEYMKSPLVYHPGHRARAWRFLTYMFMHVGLEQLGFNALLQLMIGVPLEMVHGLLRISLLYLAGVLAGSLTVSITDMRAPVVGGSGGVYALCSAHLANVVMNWAGMRCPYKLLRMVLALVCMSSEVGRAVWLRFSPPLPASGPQPSFMAHLAGAVVGVSMGLTILRSYEERLRDQCGWWVVLLAYGTFLLFAIFWNIFAYDLLGAHIPPPP; via the exons ATGGACAGGAGCTCGCTGCTGCAGCTTATCCAGGAGCAG CTGGACCCTGAAAACACTGGCTTCATCGGTGCGGACACCTTCGCTGGCCTGGTGCACCGCCATGAGCTGCCCCTGGACCCGGCCAAACTGGACATGCTGGTGGCCCTGGCCCAGAGCAACGAGCGGGGCCAGGTCTGCTACCAGGAGCTGGTGGACCTG ATCAGCAGCAAGCGCTCAAGCAGCTTCAAGCGGGCCATCGCCAATGGACAGCGGGCACTGCCCCAGGACGGGCTGCTGGACGAGCCAGGACTGGGTGTCTACAAGCGGTTCGTGCGCTACGTGGCCTACGAGATCCTGCCCCGAGAGGTGGACCGCCACTGGTACTTCTACCGGCACCGCAGCTGCCCACCCCCTGTGTTTATGGCTTCGGTCACCCTCGCCCAG ATCATCGTGTTCCTGTGCTACGGGGCCCGTCTCAACAAGTGGGTGCTGCAGACCTACCACCCTGAGTACATGAAAAGCCCCCTGGTATACCACCCCGGCCACCGTGCTCGGGCCTGGCGCTTTCTCACCTACATGTTCATGCACGTTGG GCTGGAGCAGCTGGGGTTCAACGCACTCCTGCAGCTGATGATCGGGGTGCCCCTGGAGATGGTGCATGGCCTGCTCCGCATCAGCCTGCTCTACCTGGCTGGTGTGCTGGCAG GCTCCCTGACCGTCTCCATTACTGACATGCGGGCCCCTGTGGTGGGGGGCTCCGGCGGGGTCTACGCCCTGTGCTCTGCACACCTGGCCAATGTCGTCATG AACTGGGCGGGGATGAGATGTCCCTACAAGCTGCTGAGGATGGTGCTGGCCCTGGTGTGCA TGAGCTCCGAGGTGGGCCGGGCCGTGTGGCTGCGCTTCTCCCCGCCACTGCCTGCCTCGGGCCCACAGCCCAGCTTCATGGCACACCTGGCGGGCGCGGTGGTGGGTGTCAGCATGGGCCTGACCATCCTGCGCAGCTATGAGGAACGCCTGCGAGACCAGTGTGGCTGGTGGGTGGTGCTGCTTGCCTATGGCACCTTCCTGCTCTTCGCCATCTTCTGGAACATCTTTGCCTACGACCTGCTGGGTGCCCACATTCCCCCGCCACCCTGA
- the RHBDL1 gene encoding rhomboid-related protein 1 isoform X1, whose protein sequence is MDRSSLLQLIQEQQLDPENTGFIGADTFAGLVHRHELPLDPAKLDMLVALAQSNERGQVCYQELVDLISSKRSSSFKRAIANGQRALPQDGLLDEPGLGVYKRFVRYVAYEILPREVDRHWYFYRHRSCPPPVFMASVTLAQIIVFLCYGARLNKWVLQTYHPEYMKSPLVYHPGHRARAWRFLTYMFMHVGLEQLGFNALLQLMIGVPLEMVHGLLRISLLYLAGVLAGSLTVSITDMRAPVVGGSGGVYALCSAHLANVVMNWAGMRCPYKLLRMVLALVCMSSEVGRAVWLRFSPPLPASGPQPSFMAHLAGAVVGVSMGLTILRSYEERLRDQCGWWVVLLAYGTFLLFAIFWNIFAYDLLGAHIPPPP, encoded by the exons ATGGACAGGAGCTCGCTGCTGCAGCTTATCCAGGAGCAG CAGCTGGACCCTGAAAACACTGGCTTCATCGGTGCGGACACCTTCGCTGGCCTGGTGCACCGCCATGAGCTGCCCCTGGACCCGGCCAAACTGGACATGCTGGTGGCCCTGGCCCAGAGCAACGAGCGGGGCCAGGTCTGCTACCAGGAGCTGGTGGACCTG ATCAGCAGCAAGCGCTCAAGCAGCTTCAAGCGGGCCATCGCCAATGGACAGCGGGCACTGCCCCAGGACGGGCTGCTGGACGAGCCAGGACTGGGTGTCTACAAGCGGTTCGTGCGCTACGTGGCCTACGAGATCCTGCCCCGAGAGGTGGACCGCCACTGGTACTTCTACCGGCACCGCAGCTGCCCACCCCCTGTGTTTATGGCTTCGGTCACCCTCGCCCAG ATCATCGTGTTCCTGTGCTACGGGGCCCGTCTCAACAAGTGGGTGCTGCAGACCTACCACCCTGAGTACATGAAAAGCCCCCTGGTATACCACCCCGGCCACCGTGCTCGGGCCTGGCGCTTTCTCACCTACATGTTCATGCACGTTGG GCTGGAGCAGCTGGGGTTCAACGCACTCCTGCAGCTGATGATCGGGGTGCCCCTGGAGATGGTGCATGGCCTGCTCCGCATCAGCCTGCTCTACCTGGCTGGTGTGCTGGCAG GCTCCCTGACCGTCTCCATTACTGACATGCGGGCCCCTGTGGTGGGGGGCTCCGGCGGGGTCTACGCCCTGTGCTCTGCACACCTGGCCAATGTCGTCATG AACTGGGCGGGGATGAGATGTCCCTACAAGCTGCTGAGGATGGTGCTGGCCCTGGTGTGCA TGAGCTCCGAGGTGGGCCGGGCCGTGTGGCTGCGCTTCTCCCCGCCACTGCCTGCCTCGGGCCCACAGCCCAGCTTCATGGCACACCTGGCGGGCGCGGTGGTGGGTGTCAGCATGGGCCTGACCATCCTGCGCAGCTATGAGGAACGCCTGCGAGACCAGTGTGGCTGGTGGGTGGTGCTGCTTGCCTATGGCACCTTCCTGCTCTTCGCCATCTTCTGGAACATCTTTGCCTACGACCTGCTGGGTGCCCACATTCCCCCGCCACCCTGA